TTCTTGAGCGCGTCGCCGATAGCAGCGAAGTCACCGCTCTTCTGCGCAGCATCCATCTGAGCGACGGCGGCATCCAACGCGTCGACCTGCGCCTGTGTCGGCTCGGACTTGTTCGGCACGGACGGAGTGGTCGGCTTCTCGTCAGGTGCCTTCGGTTCCGACCCGTCCGAATCAGGCTCAGTCGCCGCCCCGGGGTCGATACCGACCTGCTTCAACGCGTCACCGATCGTCGGTGCCGCACCGATGCGGACCTGACCATCGACGGGTGACTTGTAGTAGGTCAGCATGCGGAAGACCTTCGGCATGGCCGAGTCACCCGCCTTCGATTCGGTGTACAACGGCTGAACGTACAGGACCCCGTTGCCGCCGACGGGCAGAGTCAGCAGGTTACCGAAAGTGATGTTCACCGATCCCTGGACGAGAGTGGTCTCCCTCGCGACGGCGTTCTTCATCGCTTCCTGTGCCTGCCGCGGGCCGACAGTCTGCGAATCAGTCGGAGTCGTCTTCACCGTCAACTTCCCGTAGCCCTCCGGATCAGCGCCGACGGTGATGTAAGCGGCCAGGTTCTGTCGATTGAGCGGAGTCGTGACGGAAGTCAGCTGGAACTGCGACTTGCCCGGAGTGTTAGGCGCAGCTGCCGTGAAGTAGTACGGAGGCTGCGGCAACTGGGTGTTGTCCCCAGTCGGATCGTTGGGGACGGACCAGAAGTTATTGGCGCGGTAGAAGTCAGCCGGATTGTCGACGTGGTACCGGGTGAGCAGCTGCCTCTGAAGCTTGAACAGATCCTCGGGGTACCGCATGTGGCTGAGCAGATCCTTGTTCTTATCCAGTTCCGATCGCGGCTTCACCGTGCCCGGGAATGCCTTCATCCAGGTCTTCAGAACGGCATCGCTCGTGTCGAACTGGTACAGGGTCACTTCTCCCGTGTACGCGTCGACGGTCGCCTTGACCGAGTTCCGGACGTACGACACCTCTTCGTCTGCCTGCTGGCGCGCCGTCTGGCCTGCGGACTCAACCCGCGAATCGGTTGTAGCCGCAGACAGCGACATCCGCTGCGCGTACGGGTAGTTCTTGAGCGTCGTGTATCCATCGACGATCCACTTGACCGAGCCGTCTGCCATGACCGCCGGGTACGTCTTCGAATCAGTGGTGAGCCACGGAGCGACCTTCGACACGCGGTCTCGAGGATCACGGTTGTACAGGATCTTCGAGTTGTCGTTGATCGCATCCGACAGCAGCAGATTTCGCTCGCCGTACTTGATCGCGTACAGCAGACGAGTTCCCACATTGCTCAATGCGACTCCCGAATCCGCGGTGTAGGTGTACGTCGACGCATCGGTGTCGTACTCACGGTCCTTGCCATCTGCCGAACCCACGATGGCGTAGTCGGGATCGACGTTGGCGATCATCTCGCCGAAGTACACACGCGGCTGCTTCACCTGGATTGGCTGGTTCTTGTAGCCGGGCTGGCGGATCGACTCGATGTCGGAGACCAGGAACTTAGGCAGTCCACCACCGTCGGTGCCCGACGCCGCGTCAGTAGCCGGAGAATCAACGGTGTTCGCGAATGCTGCGATGAAGCCGTTGCCGTGGGTGAAGACCGTGTGCTTATTGATCCAGCTCTGCTGGTTGTCGTTGTACTTCCGGGGATCGAGTTCGCGCGCAGACACGATGAAGTCGCGCGACTGCTTCGCGCCGTCCTCCTGCACCGGATAGCGGTCGACTGCGAGCTGATCGGGGAACCCGTAGAAGTTCTTGAGTGACTGTCGCTGCACGAACGACTTCGCGACAACGGCGGGATCGAGCACGCGGATATTCGACAGAGTCGCCACGTCAGCGTTGACCTTCGCCGGATCCGCGGGCGCACTGGTCCATCGGTCCTCGTACTTCACGTCGACGCCTTCTCGGATCCGATAGGCGTCTGAGGTGGCCGCAATGTTTCGACTGATGTACTCCGCTTCCTTCGAGTCGGCGCTCGGCTTGACGGAGAACTGCTCCATCGCGGCGGGCCAGATGACGCCGATGGCGAGGGCCGACAGCAGCATGAGCACCGTCGCCATGGCGGGGATTCGCAGATCACGGAGCGCCACCGCTGCGAAGAACGCGATGGCACACACGATGGCGATGGCCATCAGGATGAGCTTGGAGGGCAACACGACGTTGATGTCGGTGTACGTACCACCGGTGAAGATGTCGCCGCGGCGGTCGCTGCTCAGGAGGTCGTACCGGTCGAGCCAGTATCCGACCGCCTTGAGGAGGATGAACACACCGATGATGACGGCGAGCTGCACACGTGCGGGACCCGACAGTCCACCACGTCGTCCGCCACCGCCGAGGCGCAGACCACCGAACACGTAGTGGGTGATCAGGTTGCCGACGAACGCGACGCCGACCGCGATGAACGCCAGATCGAGAATCAGTCGGATGAACGGCAGCGTGAACGCGTAGAAGCCGATGTCCATCCCGAACTGCGGATCCTTCTCACCGAACGACTCCGCGTGGATGAACGTCTGAATCGTGGCCCAGGACGCCTGCGCGATCAGACCTGCGACCAGACCGATCAACACGGCGGGAATCACCCCGGCGATCCAGGGACGCCGACCGATCACTGCGCGGTAGCGATCCAACGGGTCGCCGGGACCGCTCACCGGAGGGAAGTCCGGCCGTCCACGGTAAGCGGCGAAGAGTCCGCCGAAGACGATTCCGCCGACCACAATCGCCGCCACGAGGAACGCGACGATCCGCGTCGTGATCATCGTCGACATCACTTCGGAGTAGCCGAGATCGGAGAACCACATCCAGTCGGTGATGATCGACACCACCCGCGGTCCGATCAGCAGGATCAGCAGCAGCGCCACACCTATGCCGATCAGTATCTTCGACCTGCGGGACAGCGTCGGTCGACCAATCGGACCACGCACTCCAACCACGTTATTTTCTCCTGTTTCGTGAATAATCGCCGGAGCAGGCACCGGCTACCTCACCCACAGTACTGATCGCAGCGACGGCCACTGACTTCTCCACGGACCTCACGACCTGTGACAATGGGGCGGTGACCTTCCCGCAGCAGCAGCAGAACTTCTCGCAAGCCGACCTCGGCAACGCTCTCGCACAATGCGCCGGGTACGCGGCAGCGGCGCCCTGGGGATCACCGGCGACGCTGTTCGCGCTGGTCCCCACATCGTTTCTGGCATTGCAGGCACCCGATCTGATCGATCCGGACGACGATTCGCCACTGAGCCCTGTCGTTCAGGAGACCTCCGACGGCGACCTCGAAAAACTGTTGACCACCGTCACATGGCCTGAGGCCGTCGTCGGATGCGCGGTCGTCACCGAGATCACCGTCCTGCCCCCGGATGCCGAATCGGCGCTGGATGAAGCCTTCGAGCCTCTCTTGGCCGACCCCGACGCGGCGGATGCGGCAGCCCGCGACGCCGCACAGCGCCACCCCGAACGCCGCGAGGCGCGACTGATCGCCGGCGTGCTCCGGACCGGTCAGCGGCTGGCACTGCTGTCGCTGCGGGCGACCGACGACGAACCGCACTCCGAATCAGACTTGCGGACCCATCCGACACTCGCGCCGAACGTCCTGGACGCCCTCGCCTCGACGTTCTGACCCGACGATTCGGGACAGATTTCCCGAAGTGTCTTCCGGCGCCCCACTTCTATCGATAGCGTCTGCTCCATTTACTTGATCGAACGATCAACTGGGAGTGGACGTGACATTCGAAGATCCGGCGACACAAGAGCCCGCGCCGAGCAGACCGTGGCATGACAGCCGCATTCGACGAGCATTGCTGGCGATCGTCGTGACGGTGCCGCTGGTGTTCGCAGCCGTCTTCATGTGGGCGATGTGGGATCCGACCGACACTCTCGAAGACATGCCGGTCGCCCTGGTCAACAACGACATCCCCGCCGGAGCAGGCGCCGACCGCCTCGCGGCCGGCGACGAAGTGGCCAAGACTCTGCTCGACTCGGGCGCGCTCAAGTTCGACGCAGTCGACTCCGCCACCGCCAATGCCGGGCTCGCCGCAGGGGACTACTACTTCGTCGTCTCGATCCCGAGCAACTTCAGCACCACCCTGTCCGGCATCGGCGGTAAGACCACCGCACCCGCGCTCATCTCGGTCACCTACAACGACAACAACACACTCCTCGCGTCGAGCATCGGCGACAGTGTGATGACCGCGATCCGGGCCGAAGTCGTCAAAGGGACCGCAGGAAGCAGCGTCAAGACCGTCGTCGCAGGTCTCGACGAGTTGAGCTCGGGGATCCGGGAGGCCGCGACCGGTTCCGGACAGTTGCACGACGGAACGAGCGAACTGTCCGCAGGTGCCTCTGAACTGGCGAAGGGCCTGCAGAACGAACTCGTCCCCGGCACCGCCGAAGCCGCCGACGGTGGACGCCAATTGGCCGACGGCACGGGCCAGTTGTCCTCCGGGCTCACCGAGCTGCAGGCCGGCACCGATGAACTCGGCGCCGGAGCAACCGAACTGGCCGACGGAATCGAATCCATCGTCGGCGGCGTGGACGCGAAAGGAATCGCCGCACAACTCGCTGCGCTCAAACGTGCACTCCCAAACGATCCGTCCCTGCGCGGCCTGATCGACGAACTCACCGGCGTCGTTGACGGTCTGGCGCAACTCTCCTCGGGCAGCCGCGAGATCGCGAACCAGCTCACCGATCCCAACGCCGACTACCGGTCGGGCGTCAACCAGCTCGTGGCCGGCTCGGCCGAACTCAACAGCGGCGCGAACGAACTGAGCGCCGGACTCGGCGAACTCAACGCGGGTGCGCAGGAGGCGGCGACCGGTGCCGCGCAACTCGCCGACGGCGCGAATCAGCTCGACGCGGGCGCAGGCGAGCTGTCGGCAGGCCTGTCCGACGGTGCCCGACAGGCGCCCGAACTGGGCGACGACGTCGCGCAACAGTCACTGGCCGATCTGCTCGCAACCCCGGTGGACACCAAGGCGTCGAACCTCGCCGCAGCCCAATTCAACGGACCCGGAGCAGCACCGCTGTTGCTGGTCCTGCTGACTGCGCTCGTCCCGCTGATCGTTTTCATGTGCTGCAAGCCACTTCGCGCCTCCGCGAGCCAGCCCCGCCGCATGAACCTGCACACCTGGCTCCGCCGAGTCGCATTCGTGGGTGGAGTCAGCCTTCTCGCGAGTGCCGCGTGCACGGCGGCGGTGTGGGTGGCCCTCAGCCCGTCACCTGATCCCGCCGAGTTGGGCAAGACACTGCTGATGGTGGCCGCCGCAACCCTCATGCACACAGCGGTCATCGCCGTCATGTTCGCGATCGGCGGCTACGTCGTCGGAGCGGTGACCGCGCTGGCCGGGATCATGCTGCAGATGTTCACCTTCGGCGGCGTCTGGATGATCGAGACCGTTCCGGGACTGCTGAAATGGCTTAACCCGGTCATGCCGATGACCTACGTCCGAGACGGATTCATCAGCTCGTTCAACGGTTCCCCCGGCTTCTGGACCGCGCTCGTGATCGTGGTCTGCATCGGGCTCGTCGCGACCGGCGTCCACCTGCTGCTGGTCCGTGAACGTGCACCGCGGGCGAGTTCACAGCCAGCCTAGGCTCGCTCAGCAGTGTGGGCGGGGCTTGTCCGTGCCCACGGTGCCGAGCGCGTCGAGCGCACCGGACAGCGTGTCGACCTTCACCAGTTCGACACCGTCCGGCGCGTCGGCCGCCGCCAGCGAGCAGTTGGCGGCCGGAACGAGGAACATCGTCGCGCCCGCGTCCTTCGCGGCACGGATCTTGTGGTCGATACCGCCGATCTCGCCCACCTTGCCCGACGGATCAATCGTCCCGGTGCCCGCGATGAACTCGCCGTGCGACAGGTCGCCCGGAGTCATCTGATCGATGATCGACAGCGTCATCATCAGACCCGCAGACGGACCGCCGATACTGCCGACATCGAACTTGATCTCCTTCGACGGATCCGCGGGAACCGACCGCATGGTGACACCGAGAAACGGACGATCCTTGTCGTCCGGCCGCGGCGCCAGGGTCACCGCCGAGGTCTGCTGCTTCCCGTCACGCACGAACACCACGTCGACGACGTCGCCGGGCTTGTGCCTCCCGAGAACTGCCGACATCTGCTCCATCGTCGCCACGGGTGCACCGCCCACCGACAGAATGCGGTCGTCGTCCTTCAAGACTCCTTTCGCCGGAGACTTGTCCGACACCGAGGTGACCCCGACGGCCGTCGGGAGCTTCAGGTGATTCCAAGCGGCGAGCACCGCGTTGTCCTCGGAACCCGACATCTGCGCCTGATTCTGCTGACGTACCTCATCGTCGCTCTGGTCCGGCGGGAAGTACGACTCTCGCGGCTGCACTTCGTACGACGGCGACAGCCACTTCCCGAGCGCCTCGAACAGCGTGAGACCGTCGTACAGGGAGACGGTCGTCAGGTTGAGATTGCCCTTCGGCGCCGGGTCCACTCCACCGACCACCTGCACCACGCGCACCTGTTTGCCCGACTCCTCGGACTGATGCATGCCCAGGGTGTTGACGGTCGGGCCGGGTCCGAGCGCGACGTACGGCACCCTGACCATCAGGCCGAGACAGATGAAGACGGCCAGCAACGCCACTGCGACATAGATCGTGATCACGCGGCGGCGGGTGAGGTTGCTCGTCATCTGGATCAGGGTAGTCGGCGTTGCGAGTCATGACCCGCCGGGAGGTGCACACATCCCGGTACCGTGGAGCACATGAACGATCTCCCCTTCGGATTCTCGGCGTCCGGCAACGACGACGGTCGTGACGACAACGGTCAGAACCCCGGCGTGCCCGGCGGGTTCGACCCGAACATGCTCGGCCAGCTGTTCAACCAGCTCGGCTCCATGTTCAGCGGAATGGGCTCGGGGATGACCCCCGGCGGCAACGGTTCCGGTCCGGTCAACTACGAGGTCGCCGCCAACCTGGCACGGCAGCAGATCGGCAACTTCACCCCGATGCTCGCCAAGGAGGAGTCGGCGGTGGCCGACGCCGTCCGGCTCGCCGAAGTGTGGCTCGACGAACAGACGACGCTGCCCGCCGGAATCACGACGACGGCGGCGTGGACGCCCGTCGACTGGCTCGAGAACACGATGCCGACATGGCGCACGCTGTGCGACCCGGTCGCCGAGCAGATGGCCCGCAGCATGACCGACGGCCTACCTGACGAAGCGAAGTCGATGGCGGGGCCGATGATCGGCATCCTCGGCCAGATGAGCGGCAGCATGTACGGCAGCCAACTCGGTCAAGGCCTGGGAACTCTCGCAAAGGATGTCCTGACATCCACCGACATCGGATTGCCACTCGCGCCGACGACCACCGGTGTGCTGCTCCCCGAGGCGATCGCACGCTTCTCCGAAGGCCTCGACCTGCCCGCCCAGGAGATCGTCGTGTTCCTCGCCGCCCGCGAGGCCGCACACGTCCGCCTCTTCACACACGTCCCGTGGCTCAAGCAGCGTCTCCTCGCCACTGTCGAGGAGTACGCGCGCGGGATCCGGATCGACTTCAGCGGCATGCAGAACCTCGCCGAAGGCATCGACCCGCAACAGTTGTTCAGCGACCCGTCCAAGATGGAAGAGCTGATGGGATCGGCTGCGGCGTTC
This genomic window from Gordonia sp. PDNC005 contains:
- a CDS encoding UPF0182 family protein, whose product is MVGVRGPIGRPTLSRRSKILIGIGVALLLILLIGPRVVSIITDWMWFSDLGYSEVMSTMITTRIVAFLVAAIVVGGIVFGGLFAAYRGRPDFPPVSGPGDPLDRYRAVIGRRPWIAGVIPAVLIGLVAGLIAQASWATIQTFIHAESFGEKDPQFGMDIGFYAFTLPFIRLILDLAFIAVGVAFVGNLITHYVFGGLRLGGGGRRGGLSGPARVQLAVIIGVFILLKAVGYWLDRYDLLSSDRRGDIFTGGTYTDINVVLPSKLILMAIAIVCAIAFFAAVALRDLRIPAMATVLMLLSALAIGVIWPAAMEQFSVKPSADSKEAEYISRNIAATSDAYRIREGVDVKYEDRWTSAPADPAKVNADVATLSNIRVLDPAVVAKSFVQRQSLKNFYGFPDQLAVDRYPVQEDGAKQSRDFIVSARELDPRKYNDNQQSWINKHTVFTHGNGFIAAFANTVDSPATDAASGTDGGGLPKFLVSDIESIRQPGYKNQPIQVKQPRVYFGEMIANVDPDYAIVGSADGKDREYDTDASTYTYTADSGVALSNVGTRLLYAIKYGERNLLLSDAINDNSKILYNRDPRDRVSKVAPWLTTDSKTYPAVMADGSVKWIVDGYTTLKNYPYAQRMSLSAATTDSRVESAGQTARQQADEEVSYVRNSVKATVDAYTGEVTLYQFDTSDAVLKTWMKAFPGTVKPRSELDKNKDLLSHMRYPEDLFKLQRQLLTRYHVDNPADFYRANNFWSVPNDPTGDNTQLPQPPYYFTAAAPNTPGKSQFQLTSVTTPLNRQNLAAYITVGADPEGYGKLTVKTTPTDSQTVGPRQAQEAMKNAVARETTLVQGSVNITFGNLLTLPVGGNGVLYVQPLYTESKAGDSAMPKVFRMLTYYKSPVDGQVRIGAAPTIGDALKQVGIDPGAATEPDSDGSEPKAPDEKPTTPSVPNKSEPTQAQVDALDAAVAQMDAAQKSGDFAAIGDALKKLKAALADYPSGN
- a CDS encoding zinc-dependent metalloprotease translates to MNDLPFGFSASGNDDGRDDNGQNPGVPGGFDPNMLGQLFNQLGSMFSGMGSGMTPGGNGSGPVNYEVAANLARQQIGNFTPMLAKEESAVADAVRLAEVWLDEQTTLPAGITTTAAWTPVDWLENTMPTWRTLCDPVAEQMARSMTDGLPDEAKSMAGPMIGILGQMSGSMYGSQLGQGLGTLAKDVLTSTDIGLPLAPTTTGVLLPEAIARFSEGLDLPAQEIVVFLAAREAAHVRLFTHVPWLKQRLLATVEEYARGIRIDFSGMQNLAEGIDPQQLFSDPSKMEELMGSAAAFEPQTTPEQQAALARLETLLALIEGWVETVVSNALSDRIPSTAALTETMRRRRATGGPAEQTFATLIGLDLRPRKLREAADLWRKLTDASDVTVRDGVWGHPDLLPDGEDIDSPAAFIDRVIGGDSSLDDAIAELERSLAQDDENPDDKGDDTSR
- a CDS encoding YhgE/Pip family protein, whose product is MTFEDPATQEPAPSRPWHDSRIRRALLAIVVTVPLVFAAVFMWAMWDPTDTLEDMPVALVNNDIPAGAGADRLAAGDEVAKTLLDSGALKFDAVDSATANAGLAAGDYYFVVSIPSNFSTTLSGIGGKTTAPALISVTYNDNNTLLASSIGDSVMTAIRAEVVKGTAGSSVKTVVAGLDELSSGIREAATGSGQLHDGTSELSAGASELAKGLQNELVPGTAEAADGGRQLADGTGQLSSGLTELQAGTDELGAGATELADGIESIVGGVDAKGIAAQLAALKRALPNDPSLRGLIDELTGVVDGLAQLSSGSREIANQLTDPNADYRSGVNQLVAGSAELNSGANELSAGLGELNAGAQEAATGAAQLADGANQLDAGAGELSAGLSDGARQAPELGDDVAQQSLADLLATPVDTKASNLAAAQFNGPGAAPLLLVLLTALVPLIVFMCCKPLRASASQPRRMNLHTWLRRVAFVGGVSLLASAACTAAVWVALSPSPDPAELGKTLLMVAAATLMHTAVIAVMFAIGGYVVGAVTALAGIMLQMFTFGGVWMIETVPGLLKWLNPVMPMTYVRDGFISSFNGSPGFWTALVIVVCIGLVATGVHLLLVRERAPRASSQPA
- a CDS encoding PPA1309 family protein, which produces MTFPQQQQNFSQADLGNALAQCAGYAAAAPWGSPATLFALVPTSFLALQAPDLIDPDDDSPLSPVVQETSDGDLEKLLTTVTWPEAVVGCAVVTEITVLPPDAESALDEAFEPLLADPDAADAAARDAAQRHPERREARLIAGVLRTGQRLALLSLRATDDEPHSESDLRTHPTLAPNVLDALASTF
- a CDS encoding PDZ domain-containing protein encodes the protein MTSNLTRRRVITIYVAVALLAVFICLGLMVRVPYVALGPGPTVNTLGMHQSEESGKQVRVVQVVGGVDPAPKGNLNLTTVSLYDGLTLFEALGKWLSPSYEVQPRESYFPPDQSDDEVRQQNQAQMSGSEDNAVLAAWNHLKLPTAVGVTSVSDKSPAKGVLKDDDRILSVGGAPVATMEQMSAVLGRHKPGDVVDVVFVRDGKQQTSAVTLAPRPDDKDRPFLGVTMRSVPADPSKEIKFDVGSIGGPSAGLMMTLSIIDQMTPGDLSHGEFIAGTGTIDPSGKVGEIGGIDHKIRAAKDAGATMFLVPAANCSLAAADAPDGVELVKVDTLSGALDALGTVGTDKPRPHC